A part of Sander vitreus isolate 19-12246 chromosome 8, sanVit1, whole genome shotgun sequence genomic DNA contains:
- the ano2a gene encoding anoctamin-2: protein MPVTKEMSESSSFHSATLVSLARSLSGLGLDAANGGPITPLDNDEPPPPESGIDLGPGLFFADGKRKVDYVLCYKYKKRRASKARLSIASNGSIPFSMPGRCETEVESGEAGAPAGDEESKLSEEEKAIMREEFEAGLLEAGLQLERDKMRANCIWVIRLHIPWPTLSREAELQKIKVAVKKKCELRKRMGIAGMWDSIIGKVNIPFQPDVPDFDIHRDSQTRVHFKTLKHHFIRDKLHLYDIKSTDTVFDNATRSRIVAEIISRTTCRQTCQTTGISSLLARGVYDSAFPLHDGSFTRRGRKDQRNDRQLLHEEWANYGVMHKYQPVDLIRKYFGEQIGLYFAWLGVYTQLLIPPSVLGIIVFLYGIFTVDDNVPSQETCDDNLNITMCPLCDVVCDYWRLSTVCSLARASYLFDNGATVLFAIFMSLWAACFLEHWKRRQMCLKHMWDLTSLEDEEERVQEELRPEYEEAVQEKKDKVKATSKKKLIHAGEGIDGEKDQMLASQQEPDSLDIEDHLSGYLINVSTLLLLIFVTFSAVFGVAVYRICMLSVWSMNPDPEAKASVRMTVTTTGIILNMLVVLVLEEVYGAIAVWLTELELPKTKEEFEEKLIFKSFFLKSMNAFAPIFYVAFFKGRFGGRPGDYVYVFGDYRMEECAPPGCLIELCIQLSMIMLGKQLIQNNVFEVLIPKLKKMYRTIQEEKVKKRAADNEENDTEEKRPKQQYDKDYTLEPFEGVTPEYMEMIIQYGFVSLFVASFPLAPAFALLNNVIEIRLDAAKFVTEIRRPDAVRCKDIGIWYNILCGISKFSVITNAFVISFTSEFVPRMVYQYMYSVNGTMNGYTEHSLSYFNVSNFAPGSAPTTTLITGVSMCRYKDYRDPPWDPDAYTFSKQYWSVLAAKLAFVIFFQNFAMFLSMLVAWMIPDVPRSLREQLKKENMMLMEFLLNQDQEARAKSHPSKRSNSCFPAIVVIEAPHEEQEEEQIEDEEERVEIDLDEPRRSSDSDPERGQSFEEVEENRQLERGGEEKDEGGEVEEGEKEKDVEVNEEVGMGDNEQEVGEEKDEAEQIKEEEKKVEEKAVEKENFTVDLDAFMSELGLLDEEPSSSTARDTELPRSESEQEYQKHQEPQSHRSSKGGSSQSLKGSRAEMTTSDIDTRPFSLIAPPPREPASRAKARCSTLPSRHKGAEACYSLPRPSHSTSLTRFQQAATLIPLLPLGSSLSASSNPLSAPHTESPSAQEPKAPSELFTLKGPPAQQPRSRVKARSSTLPPRQRAPGPEEHSTKPSHSTSFTKLEDGIPPSPSELKRNMPI, encoded by the exons ATGCCTGTCACCAAAGAAATGAGTGAGTCGTCGTCCTTTCACTCAGCGACGCTTGTGTCATTGGCCCGATCGCTGTCCGGGCTTGGGCTTGATGCCGCCAACGGAGGCCCTATCACCCCTCTTGACAATGATGAGCCCCCTCCTCCG gaGTCTGGCATCGATCTAGGCCCTGGGCTTTTTTTTGCCGATGGCAAGAGAAAAGTGGACTACGTCCTCtgctacaaatacaaaaaaaggcgGGCATCTAAGGCACGCCTTTCCATTGCATCCAATGGAAGTATACCCTTTTCGATGCCGGGCCGTTGTGAAACGGAAGTAGAGTCTGGGGAGGCAGGTGCACCTGCAGGAGATGAGGAGTCAAAGCTGTCTGAGGAGGAAAAGGCTATAATGAGGGAGGAGTTTGAAGCGGGTCTACTGGAAGCTGGACTACAGCTAGAGCGTGATAAAATG aGAGCAAATTGCATATGGGTTATTCGGCTGCACATCCCATGGCCAACACTCAGTCGAGAAGCAGAGCTTCAGAAGATCAAagttgctgtgaaaaag AAGTGTGAATTGCGGAAACGGATGGGCATTGCTGGGATGTGGGATTCCATTATTGGCAAAGTCAACATACCGTTTCAACCAGATGTCCCTGACTTTGACATCCACAGAGACTCACAGACACGCGTCCACTTCAAAACCCTCAAACACCATTTTATCAGAGACAAGCTCCACCT GTACGACATCAAGTCAACAGACACCGTATTCGACAACGCAACACGCAGCAGAATA GTGGCTGAGATTATTTCACGCACTACCTGCAGACAAACTTGCCAAACCACTG GCATCAGCTCATTATTGGCTCGGGGTGTCTACGACTCTGCCTTCCCTCTGCATGAT gggtCGTTCACAAGGAGAGGACGAAAGGATCAGCGAAATGACAGACAG CTCCTCCATGAAGAATGGGCTAACTATGGAGTCATGCATAAATACCAGCCTGTGGACCTGATCAG GAAGTACTTTGGAGAGCAGATTGGTTTGTATTTTGCCTGGCTGGGTGTTTATACTCAGCtcctcatccctccctctgtACTGGGCATCATTGTCTTCCTGTACGGCATATTCACTGTGGATGACAATGTGCCAAG CCAGGAGACATGTGATGACAACCTGAACATCACCATGTGTCCACTGTGTGATGTAGTGTGTGACTACTGGCGTCTGAGTACAGTGTGCTCACTGGCCCGAGCGTCATACCTGTTCGACAATGGAGCCACTGTCCTCTTTGCCATTTTCATGTCTCTGTGGG CTGCTTGTTTCCTTGAGCACTGGAAAAGGCGACAGATGTGTCTCAAACATATGTGGGACCTGACGAGCTTGGAGGATGAGGAg GAGCGAGTCCAG GAGGAGCTGAGGCCTGAATATGAAGAAGCTGTACAGGAGAAAAAAGATAAGGTTAAAGCAACGTCTAAGAAGAAG TTAATTCATGCTGGGGAGGGTATAGATGGAGAAAAAGACCAGATGCTGGCCTCGCAG CAGGAACCAGACTCCCTGGACATTGAGGATCACCTGTCAGGTTATCTCATCAATGTGTCTACCCTACTACTACTG atCTTCGTAACCTTCTCAGCAGTGTTTGGGGTGGCAGTTTATCGCATCTGCATGTTAAGTGTGTGGTCCATGAACCCTGATCCTGAAGCCAAGGCCAGCGTGAGGATGACCGTCACCACCACAGGCATCATTCTAAATATGCTGGTCGTTCTGGTGTTGGAAGAAGTCTATGGAGCGATCGCTGTGTGGCTGACTGAACTGG AACTTCCTAAGACAAAGGAAGAGTTTGAAGAGAAGCTGATCTTTAAGTCTTTCTTCCTCAAGTCCATGAATGCCTTTGCACCTATTTTCTATGTGGCCTTTTTTAAGGGCAG GTTTGGTGGGCGGCCTGGCGATTATGTTTACGTCTTTGGAGACTATCGCATGGAGGAG TGCGCTCCACCAGGCTGCCTCATCGAGTTGTGCATCCAGCTAAGCATGATCATGCTCGGAAAGCAGCTAATCCAAAACAATGTGTTTGAGGTTCTCATACC TAAGCTAAAAAAGATGTACAGAACAATACaggaagaaaaagtaaaaaagagagCAGCAGACAATGAAGAGAATGACACAGAAGAGAAGAGACCAAAGCAACAATATGACAAAGATTACACCCTTGAACCCTTTGAAGGCGTGACCCCAGAGTACATGGAAATGA taatcCAGTATGGGTTTGTGTCTCTATTCGTTGCCTCCTTCCCGCTGGCACCAGCGTTCGCTCTGCTTAACAACGTCATTGAGATTCGCCTCGATGCTGCCAAATTTGTCACTGAGATCCGACGGCCTGATGCTGTGAGGTGTAAAGACATAG GGATTTGGTACAACATACTCTGTGGAATCAGCAAGTTCTCTGTCATTACcaat GCATTTGTCATCTCCTTCACGTCAGAGTTTGTTCCACGAATGGTTTACCAGTACATGTACAGTGTAAATGGCACCATGAATGGCTACACAGAGCACTCACTGTCTTACTTTAATGTCAGCAACTTCGCACCGGGCAGTGCACCCACCACCACCCTGATCACTGGAGTCTCTATGTGCAG gtaTAAGGACTACAGAGACCCACCGTGGGACCCAGATGCCTACACCTTCTCGAAACAGTATTGGTCTGTCCTGGCTGCAAAATTGGCCTTTGTAATATTCTTCCAG AACTTCGCCATGTTCCTCAGCATGTTGGTGGCTTGGATGATCCCAGATGTACCGCGATCTCTGCGGGAACAGCTGAAGAAAGAGAACATGATGCTGATGGAGTTTCTGCTAAATCAAGACCAAGAAGCACGTGCCAAATCTCACCCCTCAAAACGCTCCAATTCCTGCTTCCCCGCCATAGTTGTGATAGAGGCACCACATGAAGAACAAGAGGAGGAGCAAATAGAGGACGAGGAAGAAAGAGTTGAGATCGATCTGGATGAACCAAGAAGGAGCAGTGACAGTGATCCAGAGCGTGGGCAGTCATTCGAAGAAGTTGAAGAAAATAGACAGTTAGAGCGAGGAGGTGAAGAAAAAGATGAGGGTGGAGAGGTAGAAGagggagaaaaggaaaaagatgtAGAAGTGAATGAAGAGGTTGGAATGGGGGATAATGAGCAAGAGGTAGGAGAAGAAAAGGATGAAGCAgaacaaataaaagaagaagaaaagaaagttgAAGAGAAGGCAGTTGAGAAGGAAAACTTTACTGTTGATCTGGATGCCTTCATGAGCGAGCTGGGCCTGTTAG ATGAGGAACCCTCATCGAGCACAGCTAGAGATACAGAGCTTCCCCGCTCGGAGTCCGAACAGGAGTACCAGAAACACCAGGAGCCTCAGTCTCATCGATCATCTAAAGGAGGCTCATCCCAGAGTCTGAAGGGCTCCAGAGCAGAAATGACAACGTCAGATATTGACACTAGGCCCTTCTCACTAATTGCTCCTCCACCCAGAGAGCCAGCCTCAAGGGCGAAGGCCCGCTGCTCCACCCTGCCTTCTCGCCACAAAGGGGCTGAGGCTTGTTACAGTCTGCCACGGCCCAGCCACTCCACCAGCCTCACCAGGTTCCAGCAGGCAGCCACACTTATTCCCCTGCTTCCACTGGGCTCTTCTTTATCAGCCTCATCCAATCCACTCTCTGCCCCTCACACAGAGTCCCCATCAGCCCAAGAGCCCAAAGCCCCCAGTGAACTATTTACACTGAAAGGCCCTCCGGCTCAACAGCCCCGCTCCAGAGTCAAAGCCCGGAGCTCCACGCTGCCTCCGCGACAAAGAGCCCCTGGTCCTGAAGAGCACTCCACCAAGCCTAGCCATTCCACCAGCTTTACTAAGCTGGAGGATGGCATCCCCCCTTCCCCCAGTGAACTGAAGCGCAACATGCCAATATGA